One genomic region from Salvia hispanica cultivar TCC Black 2014 chromosome 2, UniMelb_Shisp_WGS_1.0, whole genome shotgun sequence encodes:
- the LOC125205066 gene encoding putative late blight resistance protein homolog R1A-10, translated as MKDAVISNLVEWMTPNLFGVYMRYGTGVSNKLEKLIDEIKKVKAYLADVSGQVEQLREMDLERQLKEVDYDVSDAIESSLSLRVAALAKNICFRLLLINQLDEALEWSLHSIKTRKLDPITNRIEAYKDLGTQQTKSKETTKVEPPPPPPPKKFVGFKDEADTLISCLMKESETLDVIAITGMHGIGKTTLASKIYHDNRIREEFPTLLWVDDGAVPSRPNKDLFLDILNQCKNSGSWKADTSDQASCSNCMDSSIGIPNDLSYLPDDMLMLMATVKDSLMKSKYLLILDGLWDTERWERVMHMFPATGKVLITSCYNYVSTKPHVLRFLTQEESWELLQLEVFGELGKCPDTLKSAGERIARECDGSPLAVEAAGNSLVVSSSPEAAKNLTEKWWEAVSENVSMYVADYGAQQRVLKRVELSYYRLSHFLRECFLYLGVFPEGREIRVQTLVRLWMAEGLLPDQELILNMRETADRCLRYLADINLVMVVKRYHDGQIKTCRLHKLMHAFCKYRAHEKDLYQHIKITEDRPISLTPNSRLCIDSDISKFLSRKPMEPSVRSILCFNEEEKVESSRIHKRFKLLRVMECSNVNFTRFPKKLNKLIHLRYISLSCDEISEIPENIATLCYLETLVVDTRASSLLFKANKWRMFKLQHLVTKAAIVLAVPREGEVSKYLRTLTRLAPSCCNKEVFRVAPNLKTLGIRGHLATLAEPRSMIKLNHLENLKLINESAVDCQLNLNCIPRTLGSLTLSGTHLKWECMSKLGMIYCLKTLKLINNAFTGESLTSTRADGFGRLSFLLIDTTDLVSWEASPDCLPSLKHLVLKNCVNLQKVPSSLEKCLDISDVGNIPSVALSPTTATRPPSQIQRDPSHDMNP; from the exons ATGAAAGACGCCGTAATTAGTAATTTGGTAGAATGGATGACACCAAACCTATTTGGTGTATACATGAGATATGGGACTGGGGTGTCAAACAAGCTCGAGAAGCTGATAGATGAAATCAAAAAAGTAAAGGCATATCTTGCCGACGTCTCCGGGCAGGTGGAGCAGTTGAGAGAAATGGATTTGGAGAGGCAGCTGAAAGAGGTGGATTATGACGTTTCAGACGCCATTGAATCTTCATTGTCTCTAAGAGTGGCCGCCCTGGCCAAGAATATATGCTTCCGGCTACTACTGATTAATCAGCTTGATGAGGCACTAGAGTGGTCGCTCCACTCCATTAAAACTCGAAAGTTAGATCCCATCACTAACAGGATCGAAGCATACAAAGATCTGGGAACCCAACAAACAAAATCTAAGGAAACGACTAAG gttgagccgccgccgccgccgccaccaaAGAAGTTTGTTGGTTTCAAAGATGAGGCAGACACCTTAATCAGCTGTCTTATGAAAGAATCGGAGACACTCGATGTTATCGCTATCACAGGCATGCATGGCATAGGCAAGACAACGCTGgcctccaagatttaccacgACAACAGAATCCGTGAGGAGTTCCCCACCCTCCTTTGGGTTGATGACGGAGCTGTTCCCTCCCGCCCGAATAAGGATCTGTTTCTCGACATTCTAAATCAATGCAAGAATAGTGGTTCCTGGAAAGCTGATACTTCTGATCAAGCGTCCTGCAGCAACTGCATGGATTCCTCAATTGGGATTCCCAATGATCTCTCTTATCTACCCGACGATATGTTGATGTTGATGGCCACAGTTAAAGACTCTCTCATGAAGAGCAAATATTTGCTAATTCTGGATGGTTTATGGGATACTGAAAGGTGGGAGAGAGTCATGCACATGTTTCCGGCAACTGGCAAAGTCTTGATAACCAGTTGCTACAATTATGTCTCCACAAAGCCTCACGTGCTGCGTTTCCTGACCCAGGAGGAGAGTTGGGAACTACTCCAGTTGGAGGTTTTTGGTGAGCTTGGCAAGTGCCCGGATACGCTCAAGTCTGCTGGGGAGCGTATAGCTCGAGAGTGTGATGGATCGCCTCTTGCAGTAGAAGCAGCTGGAAATAGTCTAGTGGTCTCGTCCTCTCCAGAAGCAGCCAAGAATCTCACGGAGAAGTGGTGGGAGGCCGTGTCTGAGAATGTCTCGATGTATGTTGCAGACTACGGTGCTCAGCAACGCGTTCTTAAACGCGTAGAGTTGAGTTACTAtagattgtctcattttttgcGAGAATGCTTCCTTTATTTGGGAGTGTTTCCCGAAGGTCGTGAGATCCGTGTTCAGACATTGGTTCGTTTGTGGATGGCAGAAGGACTTCTGCCTGACCAGGAACTCATCTTGAATATGCGCGAAACCGCAGATAGATGTTTGCGGTACCTTGCAGACATAAACTTAGTCATGGTTGTTAAAAGATACCATGACGGCCAGATTAAGACATGCCGTCTACATAAGCTTATGCACGCATTCTGCAAATATAGAGCTCATGAGAAAGATCTCTACCAACACATCAAAATAACAGAAGATCGTCCAATTTCCCTCACACCAAATAGTCGTCTCTGTATTGACTCTGATATCTCCAAATTCCTTTCTCGTAAACCAATGGAACCAAGTGTACGTTCTATTCTATGTTTCAACGAGGAAGAGAAAGTTGAAAGTTCAAGAATCCATAAACGGTTCAAGTTGCTCAGGGTTATGGAGTGCAGCAACGTCAATTTCACCAGATTTCCCAAAAAGTTGAACAAGCTTATCCATTTGAGGTACATCTCACTATCTTGTGATGAGATTTCCGAAATACCCGAAAACATAGCTACGCTATGCTACCTAGAAACTTTGGTGGTGGACACTCGGGCGTCTTCTCTTCTATTCAAAGCTAATAAATGGAGGATGTTTAAGCTTCAGCATTTGGTGACAAAAGCAGCCATTGTTTTAGCCGTACCAAGGGAAGGTGAAGTGTCTAAATATCTTCGGACACTGACTAGATTGGCACCTTCATGTTGCAACAAGGAAGTGTTCCGAGTGGCCCCTAACCTAAAGACATTGGGGATTCGAGGGCACTTAGCCACTCTTGCAGAACCCAGATCCATGATAAAACTGAACCATCTTGAAAACTTGAAGCTGATAAATGAATCCGCAGTTGATTGTCAGTTGAATCTTAACTGCATCCCACGAACTCTCGGGAGTCTCACACTTTCAGGTACACACTTGAAATGGGAGTGCATGTCTAAATTGGGAATGATTTATTGCCTCAAGACCCTTAAGTTGATAAACAATGCATTCACTGGAGAGTCCTTGACTAGTACACGTGCTGATGGTTTTGGTCGTCTAAGCTTCTTGCTGATCGACACCACGGATTTAGTCTCCTGGGAAGCCTCACCTGATTGTCTTCCTAGTCTTAAGCATCTTGTGCTTAAAAACTGTGTGAACCTCCAGAAAGTTCCATCATCTCTAGAGAAATGCCTTGACATATCTGATGTAGGGAACATACCTAGTGTGGCCCTAAGCCCAACAACAGCAACAAGGCCACCAAGTCAAATCCAGCGTGACCCAAGCCACGACATGAACCCATAG
- the LOC125204186 gene encoding probable disease resistance protein RF9 — MSLNITNVKQTPLTLQVKIERKPTEKGNYSAMAEAAVSFLIENLKYVIVSYAEKLTKGDEVVRWIEYEFETLIPHLERFEAIAISDELPGKIRDIIRRAEDLAGTHTKLKIRMGAATFNKAIYQVNLFTTSIKLHGVKEEISDCRRKLLDKFEKLRDDEENSDCRSELLEKSEKLQLRDPPPPVETQTVPSYLRRHAFYLLLFPPNQQVPARRLIVLWVAEGLVHPNKHDDKSAEQIARGYLNELMNVGLVEEKRRGKLTCSIDPKRRDKLMEEAHKDGFLEAKEGDDVHRLVDHNGASDGRKAFVKIQRKSTSSMSIKNYRYAISFLSFNTQEGSKPGEDIGDFLQKCISAGCFLSLRVLDLECVFRPKLPETLGRLIAMKYLGLRWTYLEQLPNSVEKLFNLQVLDVKHTYISVLPRSIWRMQFLTHLYLSEAYRTRFPHPPSKVTLTALETLWGAFVDEETPIQGALDTLFNIRKLGLSCRSTTSKQSEAGVKMLEQLKAINKWISNLEFLESLRLKSRDEDNIAVDLHLTSLKENRRLSMVYLLGKLESILLCRLPASLTNVTLSGSDLQLDPLEFLGRLPNLTILRLLGHSVQSSQMYCSKRSFPRLKLLWIWKLEKLKDFHVEEGSLPCLEELEIRECQNLEALPSQLGSSQMYCSNRAFPQLKILRISKLQKLKNFGLLPWLEELEIRECQNLEALPSPKRSSQMYCSERPFPYLKVLRIMKLEKLKDLHVEDGSLPCLEELEIRDCPNIEALPGPQRSSQMYCSESAFSHLKVLRIMELEKLRDLHVDDGSLPCLEELEIRDCPNIEALSGPLGSSQMYFSKRALRYLKALRISKLEKLKDFHVENGSLPCLEELEIRDCPNLEALLGPLGSSQMYCSEGALRYLKVLRISKLEKLKNFLVEEGALPYLKELEIRDCQNMEALPRPLLHIRKLKIKLTNMPQKIGKEARSLNPNVNIIEQKLALE, encoded by the coding sequence atgtcactCAATATTACAAATGTGAAACAAACTCCCCTCACATTGCAGGTCAAGATTGAGAGAAAACCGACCGAAAAAGGTAACTACTCAGCAATGGCGGAAGCAGCGGTGAGTttcttaattgaaaatttgaagtatgTTATTGTAAGCTATGCAGAGAAGCTGACCAAAGGAGATGAAGTAGTGAGGTGGATTGAGTACGAATTTGAGACGCTTATACCTCATTTGGAAAGGTTTGAAGCTATAGCCATAAGCGATGAGTTGCCTGGAAAAATTAGAGATATAATCCGCAGAGCGGAAGACCTGGCTGGGACACACACAAAATTGAAGATACGGATGGGTGCCGCCACCTTCAACAAGGCAATCTATCAGGTCAACCTCTTCACAACCTCCATCAAGCTGCATGGCGTCAAAGAAGAGATCTCCGATTGCAGAAGAAAGTTGTTAGACAAGTTTGAAAAGTTGCGTGATGACGAAGAAAACTCCGATTGCAGAAGTGAGTTGTTAGAAAAGTCTGAAAAATTACAATTGCGTGATCCTCCACCTCCAGTGGAAACGCAAACCGTCCCTTCTTACTTGAGGCGTCATGCATTCTATCTTCTTCTATTTCCTCCAAACCAACAAGTTCCTGCTAGGAGATTGATTGTCTTGTGGGTTGCTGAAGGCCTTGTTCATCCCAACAAACACGATGACAAATCCGCTGAGCAAATCGCCCGAGGTTATCTCAACGAGCTAATGAATGTAGGCCTGGTCGAAGAAAAGCGCAGGGGAAAATTGACGTGCTCAATCGATCCCAAGAGAAGGGATAAGCTAATGGAGGAAGCTCATAAAGACGGGTTTCTCGAGGCCAAGGAGGGTGACGACGTACATCGCCTGGTAGATCATAATGGCGCCTCCGATGGCCGTAAAGCCTTTGTTAAAATACAACGGAAATCCACTTCTTCTATGTCAATAAAGAATTACCGGTATGCCATCTCCTTCTTGTCATTCAATACTCAAGAAGGGAGCAAACCGGGAGAGGACATAGGCGATTTCCTCCAGAAATGCATCTCCGCTGGCTGCTTTCTCTCGCTGCGCGTGCTCGATCTCGAGTGCGTATTCCGGCCAAAGCTTCCGGAAACTCTTGGCAGACTCATAGCCATGAAGTATCTTGGGCTGAGGTGGACTTACCTCGAACAACTCCCAAATTCCGTTGAAAAATTGTTCAACCTCCAAGTGCTGGATGTCAAGCACACCTACATAAGTGTTCTACCAAGATCCATATGGCGTATGCAGTTTCTGACGCATTTGTATCTCAGCGAGGCTTACCGCACCAGGTTCCCTCACCCGCCCTCAAAGGTCACTCTCACCGCCCTTGAGACGCTTTGGGGCGCCTTCGTAGACGAGGAAACCCCTATCCAAGGAGCGTTAGATACTCTATTCAACATCCGCAAACTGGGACTGTCTTGCAGGTCTACAACATCCAAACAATCAGAAGCTGGCGTGAAGATGTTAGAACAATTGAAGGCTATCAACAAATGGATCTCGAACCTCGAGTTTCTTGAGTCTCTAAGGCTCAAATCACGGGATGAGGATAACATAGCTGTGGATCTGCATTTAACTTCCTTGAAGGAGAATCGCAGACTTTCCATGGTTTATCTGCTAGGGAAATTGGAAAGCATCCTCCTCTGCAGACTCCCTGCTAGTCTCACAAATGTCACGTTGTCGGGATCCGACCTACAATTGGACCCGCTGGAGTTTCTGGGGAGGCTTCCAAATCTCACAATTCTTCGTCTCTTAGGTCATTCCGTGCAGTCGAGTCAGATGTATTGCTCCAAGAGATCTTTCCCTCGGCTTAAACTTCTTTGGATTTGGAAGCTGGAGAAGCTCAAGGATTTCCATGTAGAGGAAGGATCACTGCCCTGTTTGGAAGAACTGGAGATCAGAGAGTGTCAAAACTTGGAAGCTCTTCCTAGTCAACTGGGGTCAAGTCAGATGTATTGCTCCAACAGAGCTTTCCCTCAGCTTAAAATTCTTCGGATTTCGAAGCTGCAGAAACTCAAAAATTTCGGATTACTGCCCTGGTTAGAAGAACTGGAGATCAGAGAGTGCCAAAACTTGGAAGCTCTTCCTAGTCCAAAGAGGTCGAGTCAGATGTATTGCTCCGAGAGACCTTTCCCTTACCTCAAAGTTCTTCGGATTATGAAGCTGGAGAAACTCAAGGATCTCCATGTAGAGGATGGATCACTGCCCTGTTTGGAAGAACTGGAGATCAGAGACTGTCCAAACATCGAAGCTCTTCCTGGTCCACAGAGGTCGAGTCAGATGTATTGCTCCGAGAGTGCTTTCTCTCACCTCAAAGTTCTTCGGATTATGGAGCTGGAGAAACTCAGGGATTTACATGTAGATGATGGATCACTGCCCTGTTTGGAAGAACTGGAGATCAGAGACTGTCCAAACATCGAAGCTCTTTCTGGTCCACTGGGGTCGAGTCAGATGTACTTTTCCAAGAGAGCTTTGCGTTACCTTAAAGCTCTTCGGATTTCGAAGCTGGAGAAACTCAAGGATTTCCATGTAGAGAATGGATCACTGCCCTGTTTGGAAGAACTGGAGATCAGAGACTGTCCAAACTTGGAAGCTCTTCTCGGTCCACTTGGGTCGAGTCAGATGTATTGCTCCGAGGGAGCTTTGCGTTACCTTAAAGTTCTTCGGATTTCAAAGCTAGAGAAACTAAAGAATTTCCTAGTAGAGGAAGGAGCACTGCCTTATTTGAAAGAACTAGAGATCAGAGACTGTCAAAACATGGAAGCTCTTCCTCGTCCACTGCTACATATCCGGAAACTCAAGATCAAACTTACGAATATGCCACAGAAGATCGGGAAGGAAGCAAGGAGCCTAAATCCGAATGTTAATATAATCGAGCAGAAACTCGCACTTGAATAA